One region of Salvelinus sp. IW2-2015 linkage group LG1, ASM291031v2, whole genome shotgun sequence genomic DNA includes:
- the LOC111962208 gene encoding tensin-2 isoform X4: protein MRSQRRAVGRNDHAKCVDRPSTSLGLSVRSARQPFIKNVKPRSKSGECAMERVMARHYDFDLTYITERIISVFFLPDLEEQCYRGNLQEVAAMLKSKHQDKFLLLNLSEKRHDITRLNPKVEDFGWPDLHAPPLDKICAMCKAMETWLTSDPGNVVVLHCKGNKGRTGVIVAAYMHYSKISAGVDQALTTLAMRKFCEDKVSSSLQPSQNRYIYYFGGLLSGAIRMNSRPLFLHQVLIPSLPNFQAAGGGYYPFLKIYQSLQLVYTSGIYEPQGSRARKLCVTLEPALLLKGDIVVKCYHRRPRGSEREAVFRLQFHTCTVHGAQLWFGKGELDLACADDRFPPDATVEFIFSYGPEKMKGREYRKNDPSVTVDYSTSDPVVRWDSYENFNLHHQDSIEDISHTRGPLDGSLYAQVKKRRGPGSVGASGASPNGCPPSSPTNKPPSQAQPQTQPLSLSSDSGHSSTPSEHLEEPPPRPLSRLEKEKKEMDCLLSRIEGEGEERDRVRQRDRETAILDDRESVPDGGSRREQRSCCVPAGHGSRCQRCGEAPGWERVREREPCLANGHYMDRCNRTKGNPKSRTLPALPSQQPASPRPLSPHLDLCHRHSAHPLPELPWEHPPPPLPCLHRSCYPYPAPEHVHPHAHTLPASNRVFCGGEECQLFHYPAHAPLSPRVSHQSLPSSPYREMFFRPAAPPPGGCPCRDCTCRRGHQSASARAFHPLRPDQPQSPHWARGRDSELWDRDAGLRRGREMPSQLWEAENLWEAEREAEIWQRSVGGMSSYRGHHSPLGQGHDPSVFLLGPNMPGYPSPHPLLDSPCGSSGYHTPQPPLHSCPYEPYQQVSPSESHGSRGYASGYQSGSASPLPPGGTNSGASPSEPPTDRQQQTDGHTGVSEVVQNIVGMEDCSSQGSLGQAEIDRQPACPTPLSDSDPDYTTITSSYVSSEKKQDEEKMCDPTEGSTWSPPAXPQEPSQGPQLIESLSVAPMSEASASHSTTREPNSNSSTPETEWTLPNGHSTTPPTLVETQNQETIQMPNERVNPTGSTQVHTVSVHPPPTTAEDGELKVVESETKGSSGTEMSTQAASVPSPRNSFGPVQVQLNGTALPSDYPLSEKGSGTSLTPCSSPSSVPPSPHLYIGSPERRPSPQPSPLATDPAGRRLTHVSDSDPKPPSPVPDGYNTPTFPLASYYYPLLNVPHVPYTGYTAVTIPAAQPPLPEKRRLSSMPGSPNGYGSQSLLRASLGAVGPMGLSPQSSLLQVTFSPSVGELPPSVRRGLAHPGVREEVVESSKVNAKFVQDSSKFWYKPSISRDQAIAVLKDKEPGSFLIRDSNSFQGAYGLALKVASHPSNNVNNACLDSQAQLVRHFLIETGSRGVKIKGCQNESYFGSLSALVYQHSITPISLPCALCIPEKDLVGELQEMHSSSNTSTAADLLKQGAACNVLYLNSVETESLTGPQAVSKATRCTLTQSPRPTATVVHFKVSTQGITLTDSQRRLFFRRHYPINSVTFSSVEPQDQRWTNSDKSSKVFGFVARRTGSASENVCHLFAEMDPEQPAVAIVNFINKVMLGPQQQRR from the exons gagtAAGAGTGGGGAGTGTGCGATGGAGAGAGTGATGGCGAGGCACTATGACTTTGACCTCACCTACATCACCGAGAGGATCATCTCTGTTTTCTTCCTGCCCGATCTGGAAGAACAATGTTACCGCGGCAACTTACAGGAAGTGGCTGCCATGCTCAAGTCCAAACACCAAGACAAGTTCCTG CTCTTAAACCTGTCTGAGAAGCGTCATGACATAACCAGACTCAACCCCAAG GTTGAAGACTTTGGTTGGCCAGACCTGCACGCCCCACCCCTGGATAAGATCTGTGCCATGTGTAAGGCCATGGAGACCTGGCTCACCTCTGACCCCGGCAACGTGGTCGTCCTGCACTGCAAG GGAAACAAAGGGAGGACGGGGGTCATCGTGGCGGCCTACATGCACTACAGCAAGATCTCCGCAGG GGTGGACCAGGCCCTGACCACTCTGGCCATGAGGAAGTTCTGTGAAGATAAAGTGTCCTCCTCGCTTCAGCCCTCTCAAAACAG gTATATCTACTACTTTGGGGGTCTGCTGTCGGGGGCGATCAGGATGAACAGCAGACCTCTGTTCCTCCACCAGGTCCTCATCCCCAGCCTGCCCAACTTCCAGGCAGCAGGAGGAG GTTACTATCCTTTCCTGAAGATCTACCAGTCTCTACAGCTGGTCTACACATCAGGCATCTA cgaRCCCCAGGGCTCCAGGGCGAGAAAGCTGTGTGTGACACTTGAGCCGGCGCTACTGCTGAAGGGGGACATCGTG GTGAAGTGCTATCACCGGCGGCCGCGTGGCTCAGAGAGGGAGGCAGTGTTCAGGCTGCAGTTCCACACCTGCACGGTGCACGGAGCTCAGCTGTGGTTCGGCAAGGGAGAGCTGGACCTGGCCTGTGCAG ATGACCGGTTCCCTCCAGATGCTACAGTGGAGTTTATCTTCTCCTACGGCCCAGAGAAAATGAAAG GGCGAGAGTACCGTAAGAATGACCCCTCTGTTACAGTGGACTACAGCACTTCAGACCCTGTGGTGCGCTGGGACTCATATGAGAACTTCAACCTTCACCACCAGGATAGCATTGAGG ACATCTCCCACACGCGGGGCCCCCTGGATGGCAGTCTGTACGCCCAGGTGAAGAAGCGTCGGGGCCCGGGCTCTGTCGGTGCCTCTGGGGCCTCTCCCAACGGATGCCCCCCAAGCAGCCCCACAAACAAGCCCCCTTCCCAGGCCCagcctcaaacccagcccctttcCCTCAGCTCCGACTCGGGGCACTCCTCCACCCCCTCGGAACACCTGGAGGAACCCCCTCCTCGCCCCCTGTCCcgtctggagaaagagaagaaagagatggaCTGTCTTCTGAGTAGGATAGAGGGGGAGGGCGAAGAGAGGGATAGGgtgagacagagggacagggagacGGCCATTTTGGATGACAGAGAGTCTGTGCCGGACGGAGGGTCAAGGCGGGAGCAGCGGTCATGTTGCGTTCCAGCTGGCCATGGTTCGAGATGCCAGAGGTGTGGGGAGGCACCGGGttgggagagggtgagagagagggagccatGCCTTGCAAATGGACATTATATGGACCGCTGTAACAGAACCAAGGGGAATCCAAAGAGCCGAACGCTTCCCGCCTTACCCTCCCAGCAGCCTGCATCTCCTCGCCCTCTCTCGCCCCACCTGGACTTGTGCCATCGCCATAGCGCCCATCCTCTGCCCGAGTTGCCGTGGGAACACCCCCCGCCCCCCTTACCCTGTCTCCATCGCTCCTGCTACCCCTACCCCGCCCCTGAACACGTCCACCCACACGCCCACACCCTCCCAGCCTCCAATAGGGTCTTCTGCGGCGGGGAGGAATGTCAGCTCTTTCATTACCCCGCCCACGCCCCCCTTTCCCCTCGTGTCTCCCACCAATCGCTGCCCTCCAGTCCATATAGGGAGATGTTTTTCAGACCGGCAGCTCCTCCCCCTGGTGGCTGCCCATGTCGGGACTGCACCTGCAGGCGAGGGCACCAATCGgcttcagccagagccttccaccCGCTGCGCCCGGACCAACCACAGAGCCCACACTGGGCTCGAGGGCGGGACTCTGAGCTGTGGGACAGGGATGCCGGGTTGAGGCGGGGGAGGGAGATGCCTTCTCAGCTTTGGGAGGCAGAGAATCTATGGGAGGCGGAGCGAGAGGCAGAGATTTGGCAGCGTTCAGTGGGAGGGATGTCGTCCTATAGAGGCCATCACTCCCCTCTGGGTCAAGGTCACGACCCTTCTGTTTTCCTGCTAGGCCCTAACATGCCTGGGTATCCCAGCCCCCACCCCCTCCTGGACAGCCCCTGTGGCAGCAGTGGGTACCACACCCCTCAACCCCCCCTACACTCCTGCCCCTACGAGCCCTACCAGCAGGTATCCCCCTCGGAGAGCCACGGGAGCCGGGGGTACGCCTCGGGGTACCAGTCCGGGTCTGCCTCGCCCCTGCCCCCTGGTGGCACAAACTCTGGTGCCTCCCCCTCGGAACCACCCACCGACCGGCAGCAACAGACTGATGGACACACTG GTGTATCAGAGGTGGTGCAGAACATTGTGGGTATGGAGGACTGTTCTTCCCAGGGGTCATTGGGGCAAGCAGAGATTGACAGACAGCCCGCTTGCCCCACCCCCTTATCAGACTCTGATCCAGACTACACAACTATCACCAGCAGTTATGTATCCAG TGAGAAGAAGCAAGATGAAGAGAAGATGTGTGACCCCACCGAGGGTTCCACCTGGAGTCCTCCAGCAYGCCCCCAGGAGCCAAGTCAAGGGCCCCAGCTGATAGAGTCCCTCAGTGTGGCTCCAATGTCTGAAGCCTCAGCCTCCCACTCCACCACGCGGGAGcctaacagtaacagtagcacaCCAGAAACCGAATGGACACTGCCGAATGGACACTCCACGACACCACCAACATTGGTGGAGACACAAAACCAAGAGACCATACAGATGCCGAATGAACGCGTAAACCCTACTGGCTCAACGCAAGTGCACACTGTAAGTGTGCATCCACCTCCAACTACAGCTGAAGATGGAGAATTGAAGGTTGTAGAGAGTGAAACAAAGGGGTCTAGCGGAACTGAGATGTCCACTCAGGCCGCCTCCGTCCCGAGCCCAAGGAATTCATTCGGCCCAGTCCAAGTGCAACTCAATGGCACCGCTCTCCCTAGTGACTACCCCCTGTCAGAAAAGGGCAGTGGCACATCCCTGACCCCTTGTTCCAGCCCCagctctgtccctccctctccgcACCTTTACATTGGCTCCCCAGAGCGACGRCCCTCCCCTCAGCCCTCTCCATTGGCCACGGACCCAGCTGGGCGAAGACTGACCCATGTGAGTGACAGCGACCCCAAACCCCCGTCGCCTGTCCCAGATGGGTACAACACCCCAACCTTTCCCCTGGCGTCCTATTACTACCCTCTACTCAACGTGCCACACGTCCCCTACACAGGCTACACCGCCGTCACCATCCCCGCCGCCCAGCCCCCGCTCCCCGAAAAGAGGCGCCTGTCCTCCATGCCAGGGTCCCCCAATGGTTACGGCTCACAGTCTCTTCTCAGGGCCTCTCTGGGTGCCGTAGGACCCATGGGTCTCTCTCCCCAGTCCAGCCTCCTCCAGGTCACTTTCTCACCCTCGGTGGGGGAGCTCCCCCCATCTGTCAGACGAGGACTGGCACACCCTGGTGTcagagaggaggtggtggagagcAGCAAGGTCAATGCCAAGTTTGTCCAGGACAGCTCCAAGTTCTGGTACAAGCCTAGCATCTCAAGAGACCAAG CCATCGCTGTGTTGAAGGACAAGGAGCCAGGGTCCTTCCTGATCCGGGACAGTAACTCCTTCCAAGGGGCCTACGGCCTGGCCCTCAAGGTGGCCAGCCATCCTTCAAACAACGTCAACAACGCTTGCC tcgaTTCTCAGGCGCAGCTAGTCAGACATTTCCTCATAGAGACGGGCTCGCGGGGGGTCAAGATAAAGGGCTGTCAGAACGAGTCCTATTTCG GAAGTTTATCTGCCTTAGTGtaccagcactccatcactcctatCTCCCTGCCATGTGCCCTGTGCATCCCAGAGAAAG ATCTGGTTGGAGAGCTGCAGGAGATGCATAGTTCCAGCAACACCAGTACTGCAGCGGACCTCCTCAAACAGGGTGCAG CCTGTAACGTACTCTACCTGAACTCTGTGGAGACAGAGTCACTGACCGGGCCTCAAGCTGTCTCCAAGGCGACCAGGTGCACTCTGACCCAGAGTCCTCGGCCCACAGCCACAGTGGTCCACTTCAAAGTGTCCACTCAGGGTATCACGCTGACCGACAGCCAG